The following DNA comes from Halobacillus litoralis.
AAAAAGCCGGAATAGATCGCGCTAAAGGACTCTTAGCAACAACTTCCAACGATGCTACAAACGTTTTCATCACACTTACTGCAAAAGGATTAAATGAGGAAGCAGAGGTAATTGCTCGTGCAGAAAATGGAGAAACCATCAATAAACTGAAACGGGCCGGAGCGGACCATGTCGTTAATCCATCAGACCTCGGCGGACGTAGAATGGCTTTGTCATTAATCAAGCCTGTCAGTATGCACTATGTCGACTCACTCATCCACGCTGAATCCAACCGTTATCAAATTGAGGAATATGTCATCAAAACGACCAGTTCACTCTGCAATAAGAAGGTATCCGAACTTTCCTTAAAGCAAGAATACGGGATATCCTTACTAGGCATCCAACGGAATGGCAGCTTCATGAGCAATCAATCAGAAGATGAAGAGGTTCACAAGAATGATGTTTTTGTCATGTTCGGTGAAACACAAGAATTACAAAGATTCTTCAATGAAAATGACTGAATTTCACTGCCAAACAAATGGCTTTTCATTTGTAAAGATTTACGCAATAATGGAGAAATAAACTTCCTCTTCAAGGAGTGAAATTCAATGATCGAAAAAGAAAACCATGTGCTCGTGATATTCCCGCATCCCGATGATGAAGCTTTCGGGGTTTCAGGAACTATTGCATCATATATAAAACAAGGCACCCCCCTCACATATGCCTGCCTTACTCTCGGTGAAATGGGAAGAAACTTAGGTATGCCGCCTTTTGCAACCCGTGAGTCGCTCCCTGAGATCAGAAAGAAGGAATTGGTCAAAGCATCCGAGGCCATGGGGATTGAAGATTTACGAATGATGGGGTTACGGGACAAAACCCTTGAATTTGAAGATGATACCCAAATGAAAAATATGGTTCGTGATTTAATCGACGAATTGAACCCTTCCCTTGTCATCAGCTTTTACCCAGGGTATGCTGTTCATCCGGACCACGAAGCAACTGCCCGGGCAGTAGTTAGTGCAATCAGGGACATGAAGGAATCTGAGCGACCGAAGTTTCACGCAGTCGCTTTTGCAAATGATACAGAAGAAAACCTGGGGGAACCTGACGTCATTCATGATATTCGAAAAGTGCAGGAAGAAAAATTGAATGCCATGCGTGCTCATATTTCCCAGACAGCGCGTATGCTAGAAATGTTAGAAGAAGGTATTAAAGCGAAGGACCCAGAGGCGATGAAATGGGTGACAGCAGAGAGATTTTATACGTATGACTGGGATCGTGACCTTATCACATAGAGGTGGACTCAAAAGAGTCTCACCTCTTTTTTATAAACAGAATGTAACAACTGATATGAATAATATTGTCACAAACCTGTCTAAAAAATGGTCTCTCTGTCAAAACTGAACATGTTATTCTATAATCAAGATGTTTGTTTTAAGGAGATGAATTATGAAGAATTTAGCAATTTTTATACTTATAATAATATCAATGACACTGGCAGCGTGTGGATCAGACGATGGGGAGAACAATACGTCAAATGCAGATGAACAGGACACTCAGAATAATGAAGTTCCTGAAACACCGGAAGTAATGGTCAGCTTCGATCACCAGCCTTTGCCTGTCGGGGAGGAGACCACGATTAAAGCGAAAGTGACCCAAGGGGACGAGCCTGTTCCAGATGCGGAATATGTGAAATTTGAAATCTGGAATAAAGGTGACTCACAGGATTCCTCCCAGACGATTGAAGCGGAGCATACAGATGATGGTGTTTATGAAATCACCCATACCTTTGATGAAGCAGGCAGCTATCAGGTCATCGCCCATACACAAGTAGATGATCTTCACACGATGCCTAAGAGTGAAGTTAAGGTCGGAAAAGATAGCGAGGTAAGTGAACATTCTCATTCTGAGGAAAGCGGGAAGTTCATGGTTCACTTAGAGACAGAACAAAAGTTCAAAGCAGGTGAAAAATCTCCACTAGTCGTTCACATCAACCACATGGAAGATCCATTCACTAAAGGATTGGTCAAATTTGAAATCAGCGCTGATCATATGGAGAAACACTTATATGTTGACGCTGAAGAAGTCGAGCCCGGGATGTACAAGACCTCCCACAATTTCTCTGAGCCAGGCACATACACCATTAATACCCACTACGAAAAACCAGACGAAGAGATTCATGGTCATAAAGAGAAGACTATAGAAGTAACAGAATAAAAAAATGTCCGCTCCTAAATTGGAGCGGACATTTTTACTTACACATCAGCATTTTGAAGTTTTTGCTTCTTCGCCATTTTTTCGCGTTCATTTTTATTCAAGTATTTCTTCCGAAGACGGACACTTTCTGGTGTAACTTCACAATACTCATCATCGTCAAGATATTCGATCGCTTGTTCAAGCGTCATTTGACGTGTCTTCTTGATTGTATTCGTTGTGTCTTTGTTAGCTGAACGAATATTTGTCAGGTGTTTTTCTTTTGTGATGTTTACAGTAAGGTCGTTTTCACGGTTGTGTTCTCCGACAATCATTCCTTCATACACTTCTGTTCCTGGCTCGACAAAGATTGTACCTCGATCTTCCAGGTTCATGATACCGTATGTGGAAGATTTCCCTTTATCCAAGGAAACGAGAACCCCTTCACGACGTCCACCGACTTGGCCTTTAGTTAATGGCGCATAACCATCAAACGTGTGATTCAAGATGCCATAACCTCTTGTTTGAGTCATGAATTCTGTAGAGTACCCGATCAAACCACGAGAAGGTACGATGAATTCAAGGCGTACTTGACCATTTCCATCATTGACCATATCCTGCATTTCACCTTTACGGTAACCGATGGATTCCATCACAGCTCCCTGATAATCTTCAGGTGTATCGATCTGCACACGTTCTACAGGTTCACACATTTGGCCATCAATTTCTTTCAAGATGACTTTCGGTTTGGATAGTTGAAGTTCAAACCCTTCACGACGCATGTTCTCCACAAGGATGGATAAGTGCAATTCCCCACGTCCTGAAACAGTGAAAGCATCAGGAGAATCTGTCGGATCTACACGAAGACTGACATCTGTCTCCAACTGTGTCATCAGACGTTCTTCAATTTGACGGGAAGTCACATACTTTCCTTCGCGCCCAGCAAATGGACTGTTGTTCACTAAGAAAGTCATTTGAAGTGTCGGCTCATCAATACGCGGAATTTCCATTGCTGCCTGATGATCCGGAAGACAAACGGTTTCTCCAACATTGATATCTTCCATTCCCGCCAAGGCAATGATATCTCCAGCTTTTGCTTCTTGAATTTCCACACGTTTCAAGCCAATGAAACCGAACAATTTCGAAACACGGAAGTTTTTAACTGATCCATCCTTCTTCATTAACGATACCTGCTGACCCACTTTAATTGAACCATTGAATACCCGTCCGACACCGATTCGTCCAAGGTAATCATTATAATCAAGCAATGTTACCTGGAACTGCAGAGGGTCTTCTTTCGTATCTACAGGCGCAGGGATGTTGTTCATGATCAATTTAAAGATCGGATCCATCGTATCCTGCTGATCTTCCGGCTCATCTCCTGATGTTCCGTTCAATGCGGAAGCATAAACAACTGGGAATTCCAATTGCTCATCATCGGCACCTAGTTCAATGAACAGATCCAACACTTCATCCACTACTTCGTTCGGGCGAGCATTCGGACGGTCGATCTTGTTCAGAACAACGACTGGTGTAAGCTTTTGCTCGAGTGCCTTTTTCAAGACAAAGCGTGTCTGTGGCATACATCCTTCATATGCATCTACGACAAGAAGTACACCGTCAACCATTTTCAGAATCCGTTCCACTTCGCCACCAAAGTCAGCGTGACCTGGTGTATCTAAAATATTGATACGCGCATCATTGTAATTGATCGCGGTATTTTTAGCCAAAATTGTTATGCCACGTTCTTTTTCCAAATCATTAGAGTCCATAGCGCGCTCATCGACATGCTCATTATCACGGAATGTTCCTGAATAGTGAAGCATTTGGTCGACCAAGGTTGTTTTCCCGTGGTCAACGTGCGCGATGATCGCTATATTACGAATATCATCTCTGTGTTGCATGAAGCACACACCTCTTTCGTATCACAAATTATTCAACCCTTCTATTATAACATAGTTCTCGTTCTGTCGATACCAGTTTCCATACTCTTCTTCTCATTGCGTACCTGAGGGCATTGAGAGTACAATAAGTGACAGAATAAGTGACAGTTCATATCTGGTAACAATATGGCCTTTTATTGGACCGGATATTCAGTAATTTAATGGAAGTTAGGTGTAGAGATGAAAACAAAACGTACCGGAGATTGGCTGGAAGTCCAAATTCCTGAAAAATGGGATGGTTACACCATTGAAAAAATACTAAAAAAGGAATGGAACGTCCCCCGGAAATTGATGCACAGTTTCCGTTCAAATCGGGAAGTTACACTTAATAATGAAAACCCTCATTGGAAGACAGCAAAAGTGAAAGAGGGAGACACACTGCGTATCCGTTTATTCCGTCCGCAAGCCTTAGAGGTAACTCCGACCTATATGGACATTGATGTCATATATGAAGATGACCACCTTCTTGTCGTCAATAAACCTGCCGGCATTTTCACTCACCCGAATACTCCAGATGATCATGATACTCTAGTCAACGGCGTCGCCTTCTATTTTCAGATGAATGGAATCGAATCGACACCTAAATATGTCCACAGACTGGACCGTGATACATCTGGGGCGATTCTATTTGCTAAACACGATTTGGCGATTGCGATGCTTGGCAAAGAATTACAAGAAAGAAAAATAAAACGCACTTATATCGCTTTGGCACAAGGGAAAGTAAAACCAAGACGTGGTGAAATCGACCAACCGATCGGAAAAGACCGTCACCACCCCGTTCGCAGACGTGTTTCTGAAGGAGGTCAGCCTGCTGTCACTCATTATGAGATGATCACTTATGACCCTGCCCATAAGGTTTCTCTCATAAAACTGCAATTACAAACAGGGAGAACCCATCAGATTCGCGTCCATTTAAGTCATATTGGGCATCCTTTAGTCGGTGATAAGATGTATGGGGGTAAAGGCAGTTTTGATTACAATCAAGCTCTACATGCAGCAAAATTGACATTGATTCACCCTTTCACAGAAAAAGAAATCAAATGTTTGGCGAAGCCTTCATCAGATTCACCCTTCTTCACAAGTGAACAAGTAGAAGGATTGGGAGATGAGAATACAGGAATTTAAGTACAATGGACAGAGAATGTGTGGAGTGGTCGTTCTAAAGTCCACTTCACAATAAGATTGTTCTTAAGCTTGTCAAGGCTTTCGAGGCACTTACGCATTCGACTCCTTCCAGCTTCAGTGCCTAGCCTCTCGAGGTCTTAAGTCCATTCTTTTTGTGAAGAAAGTCCACTTCACAATAATATTGTTCTTAAGCTTGTCGAGGCTTTCGAGGCACTTACGCATTCGACTCCTATAATAGCGGGCTGGGACAACACTAACTGCCACTGGAAAAGACGAACAATAGGGTGGAATAGATCAAAAGAAAACCCGAACGAATTTTCGTTCGGGTTTTCTAACGGAAAAAATCCTTTTGTCACAGCCTCGTTTGTATTACGTTTCTTTTAAGGAATGGTAAAGATCATCGTATTTTTCTGCACATTGAAGATCCAGTTCAGTCAGCCCTTTGGCATTCCAGGAAGTCAGCTTCAATGTGACCATTTTGTAATCAACGCTTATAAATGGATGGTGTTGAATGTCCTCAGAGTATTCAGCGATTGAATTGACAAATTGAATGCCCGTCAGGAACTTACGAAACCTGTAGCGCTTCACGATGAATTTTTCTTCTGTCAACTTCCACCCATCCAATTGTGAGACCTTCTCCTGCTTCACCTCTTCTGGAATACGTTCTTCTTCCACCTTCAGTCACTCCTTTACCAGACTATATTTTAATCTGTTGTCTATTCGCTTAACTCCATAAATTCATTAAGGTCAGCTAAACAAAGCTTCAGGGCATGCTCCCAAAAATCCGTTTTCTTAAGATCGACACCCAAATGTTTTTCTGCCAGCTCTTCCACAGACATCCTGCCAGTATCCTGAAGTAAGGCAATATATTGATTTTCGAAATCGGCTCCCACTTCCAAAGCTTTTGCGTAAATACCCATACTGAATAAGTAACCGAACGTGTAAGGGAAGTTATAAAAAGGTACATCCGTAATATGAAAATGGAGTTTTGAAGCCCAGAAAGTAGGGTCGTACTCATCTAACGTTTCTACATAGGCCTCTTTTTGAGCCTCTATCATTAATTCATTAAGCCGCTCCGCAGAAACCACACTCTCCTCACGTTCTTCATAAAAGCGAGATTCAAACAAGAAGCGGGCATGTATATTCATAAAGAAAGCTACACTTCGCTGTACTTTATCTTCCAGTAAGCTCATTTTTTCCGCCTCATTTGCTGCATGTTTGACTGCTGCATCAGCAACAATCATTTCTGCAAAAGTGGAGGCTGTTTCCGCCACATTCATTGCATACCCCTGATTCAGAACAGGAAGATCAGTCATCACGTGCTGATGATAAGCATGTCCCAGTTCATGTGCTAGAGTAGCAACACTAGAAGGGCTTCCGGAATAAGTCATGAAAATACGAGTTTCTCCACTATCCGGAAAGCTTGTACAGAAACCACCTGGCTGTTTTCCCGGCCGGTCTTCAGCTTCAATCCAACTCTTTTCAAATGCCATTTCTGCAAAATCGGCCATTTTAGGACTGAACTGTCGGAACTGTTTAATGATGAATTCTGCACCCTCCTGGAAGCTCATCGTATTTTCTGTGTCTCCCAAAGGTGCTTCTACATCATAAAAGCTTAATTGATTCAAACCAAGCTTCTGAGCTTTCTTCTTCATATAAGGAATGTAATGTTTTTTGTAATCTGTAATCGTGTCCCACATGGCATTCAATGTCTGTTCACTCATACGATTGTAGTCGAGTGGCTCTTTCAATATATTCTCCCAATTTCGATGCTTATACGTTTGAAGACGGAAGCCGGATAAATGATTCAACGTTTCACTGAAAAGATCCGCTTCTCCTGCCCATGTATTTTGCAGCTTTTGAAAAGCTTCTTTTCTAACCCGACGATCAGAAGAATGCAATTTATTTGATGCCTGCCCGACAGATAATGTTTCCCCATCCATCGTAATAGAAAGCTTGGCAACAAGACTGTCATACATCTGGCCCCATGCGTGGTAGCCATCAACACTCAGATCATTGATCAAAGACTCCCGCTTCACTTCCAATTTATCCTTTGCCAGTTGGCGACGTTCATTAAGTATGAAAGATACTTCTATAAATTGAACCTGGTTCATTAATGATTTCCATACGTCATCATCTACTTGTACAAGTGTTTGGTCCAATTGTGTCAATTGGTTATCCAACCTGGCACCTAATTCGCTTCTCTTAGATTGCAAAGCACCAGCTTTTACATCGTGAACATCTTGTGCATTCAAACAACTGACGTAAGCACCGAACTCTCCTAATTTTTTAATCACTAATTGAACGTTTTCCAGAATGGTAGATAAATCTTTTGTCTGGTCTGTGTTGCGTGGAGGTGTAAATGATCTAAGAAGAGTTTCCAACTCACTTAGATGACGTTCTGTCTGTTTGATATAATCTCTTAATTGTTGTGAGTCACTGCCCCCTTCAAAAATGCTATCTAAATCCCAAGTTATATTATATTCCGCCATGAATAAGTCCCTTCCTTTCTATGTAAACACCATGTTCCTAATACTAGCTTCTTTCATTATATCAGAATTTTCACACGCTCCGATAACCTTGAGAGTGGA
Coding sequences within:
- a CDS encoding potassium channel family protein; protein product: MYQNHKRLYQFTLILILLILITVIGFMQIEKLPFFDSLWMTVVSVLALGYGDYVPSQTMGKVLAMVLIPITMGFTTYILTYIAASMIEGRLSKKWERKKRMKQLEKMKDHYIICGYERVGEQVLKELNDHGSKIVIIETDDESLERIPEDVPYLIGDAKHNDVLQKAGIDRAKGLLATTSNDATNVFITLTAKGLNEEAEVIARAENGETINKLKRAGADHVVNPSDLGGRRMALSLIKPVSMHYVDSLIHAESNRYQIEEYVIKTTSSLCNKKVSELSLKQEYGISLLGIQRNGSFMSNQSEDEEVHKNDVFVMFGETQELQRFFNEND
- the bshB2 gene encoding bacillithiol biosynthesis deacetylase BshB2, with protein sequence MIEKENHVLVIFPHPDDEAFGVSGTIASYIKQGTPLTYACLTLGEMGRNLGMPPFATRESLPEIRKKELVKASEAMGIEDLRMMGLRDKTLEFEDDTQMKNMVRDLIDELNPSLVISFYPGYAVHPDHEATARAVVSAIRDMKESERPKFHAVAFANDTEENLGEPDVIHDIRKVQEEKLNAMRAHISQTARMLEMLEEGIKAKDPEAMKWVTAERFYTYDWDRDLIT
- a CDS encoding FixH family protein yields the protein MKNLAIFILIIISMTLAACGSDDGENNTSNADEQDTQNNEVPETPEVMVSFDHQPLPVGEETTIKAKVTQGDEPVPDAEYVKFEIWNKGDSQDSSQTIEAEHTDDGVYEITHTFDEAGSYQVIAHTQVDDLHTMPKSEVKVGKDSEVSEHSHSEESGKFMVHLETEQKFKAGEKSPLVVHINHMEDPFTKGLVKFEISADHMEKHLYVDAEEVEPGMYKTSHNFSEPGTYTINTHYEKPDEEIHGHKEKTIEVTE
- the typA gene encoding translational GTPase TypA, whose protein sequence is MQHRDDIRNIAIIAHVDHGKTTLVDQMLHYSGTFRDNEHVDERAMDSNDLEKERGITILAKNTAINYNDARINILDTPGHADFGGEVERILKMVDGVLLVVDAYEGCMPQTRFVLKKALEQKLTPVVVLNKIDRPNARPNEVVDEVLDLFIELGADDEQLEFPVVYASALNGTSGDEPEDQQDTMDPIFKLIMNNIPAPVDTKEDPLQFQVTLLDYNDYLGRIGVGRVFNGSIKVGQQVSLMKKDGSVKNFRVSKLFGFIGLKRVEIQEAKAGDIIALAGMEDINVGETVCLPDHQAAMEIPRIDEPTLQMTFLVNNSPFAGREGKYVTSRQIEERLMTQLETDVSLRVDPTDSPDAFTVSGRGELHLSILVENMRREGFELQLSKPKVILKEIDGQMCEPVERVQIDTPEDYQGAVMESIGYRKGEMQDMVNDGNGQVRLEFIVPSRGLIGYSTEFMTQTRGYGILNHTFDGYAPLTKGQVGGRREGVLVSLDKGKSSTYGIMNLEDRGTIFVEPGTEVYEGMIVGEHNRENDLTVNITKEKHLTNIRSANKDTTNTIKKTRQMTLEQAIEYLDDDEYCEVTPESVRLRKKYLNKNEREKMAKKQKLQNADV
- a CDS encoding RluA family pseudouridine synthase — its product is MKTKRTGDWLEVQIPEKWDGYTIEKILKKEWNVPRKLMHSFRSNREVTLNNENPHWKTAKVKEGDTLRIRLFRPQALEVTPTYMDIDVIYEDDHLLVVNKPAGIFTHPNTPDDHDTLVNGVAFYFQMNGIESTPKYVHRLDRDTSGAILFAKHDLAIAMLGKELQERKIKRTYIALAQGKVKPRRGEIDQPIGKDRHHPVRRRVSEGGQPAVTHYEMITYDPAHKVSLIKLQLQTGRTHQIRVHLSHIGHPLVGDKMYGGKGSFDYNQALHAAKLTLIHPFTEKEIKCLAKPSSDSPFFTSEQVEGLGDENTGI
- a CDS encoding 4a-hydroxytetrahydrobiopterin dehydratase: MEEERIPEEVKQEKVSQLDGWKLTEEKFIVKRYRFRKFLTGIQFVNSIAEYSEDIQHHPFISVDYKMVTLKLTSWNAKGLTELDLQCAEKYDDLYHSLKET
- a CDS encoding M3 family oligoendopeptidase gives rise to the protein MAEYNITWDLDSIFEGGSDSQQLRDYIKQTERHLSELETLLRSFTPPRNTDQTKDLSTILENVQLVIKKLGEFGAYVSCLNAQDVHDVKAGALQSKRSELGARLDNQLTQLDQTLVQVDDDVWKSLMNQVQFIEVSFILNERRQLAKDKLEVKRESLINDLSVDGYHAWGQMYDSLVAKLSITMDGETLSVGQASNKLHSSDRRVRKEAFQKLQNTWAGEADLFSETLNHLSGFRLQTYKHRNWENILKEPLDYNRMSEQTLNAMWDTITDYKKHYIPYMKKKAQKLGLNQLSFYDVEAPLGDTENTMSFQEGAEFIIKQFRQFSPKMADFAEMAFEKSWIEAEDRPGKQPGGFCTSFPDSGETRIFMTYSGSPSSVATLAHELGHAYHQHVMTDLPVLNQGYAMNVAETASTFAEMIVADAAVKHAANEAEKMSLLEDKVQRSVAFFMNIHARFLFESRFYEEREESVVSAERLNELMIEAQKEAYVETLDEYDPTFWASKLHFHITDVPFYNFPYTFGYLFSMGIYAKALEVGADFENQYIALLQDTGRMSVEELAEKHLGVDLKKTDFWEHALKLCLADLNEFMELSE